The following proteins come from a genomic window of Tenebrio molitor chromosome 9, icTenMoli1.1, whole genome shotgun sequence:
- the chico gene encoding insulin receptor substrate 1 isoform X4, with protein sequence MSVRKGCERGGGGGGGVVRCGYLKKMKTSRRKFFVLRAETAETSARLEYYDTERKFNSGLPPKRSIPLKNCFNINRRLDTKYKHVIALYTKDDCFCVVLDNEEDVDSWLKALLSLQHGEEVIDGEPPKPTFEHVWQVTVLNRGLGAAGITGYYRLCLTDKTLSLIKRDYHIPQIEFNLTNIRSCGNLRDFFFLEVGRSSTLGAGELWMQTEDSTISQNIHFTVFQYLRSCMMGLNEVFREEVLVPKTRTRSSSATESSKPSTTRKTQSSFASKCHFFTQVSGVASFCHHLFFRGSSRASQRRHSISAGSVAPSGTINHQRTQSLPLANPAPNSDQNTSHPSRVAKRSNQSSKCTSGSRERCDSMPSRARTTSEGTHSQMWNQARSLFTYRPASLYARDISHSPPAGSPVSPPSVGCSTDSAGSSYSLTDEADVCTELDPTLGRYSHSLTPDEAIAEEDCPDSPPCSSNYVSMALHSSDDGYVDMSPKGRHHNNSPTASMSSVTSGTPSTDMRFAEYPLEKVTSYFTPSEEDDARPTRAYSVGSKPEGYKKYAEAFAANNENLRVRALSVGSKTKKLPSRVLPPHGYHSHQGAKSSSAPLLSNSRGQGSHNSIGPMDDLMEMDFSRSGSINNSGYMDMRPGPKNNHGYVEMRPGRKPDTSPYVDMSSGTSPAKSSYMSSQHEGSSDASSDYMEMDPRKASTSNNNNNNNYLAMSFKRPASNYQLSPARASPFGSGHLDTNFGSPKTEPATPDGYVEMSLGRGHQRQSSLDSAQIVNEDYANMSMGKKRDKNSRKKDKSRSQPITIQNPTTVAPKSGTTSSSPRYAFLGRKYSTGTPPTTMHLPLGEATPYASLPRQRKNSRRDSKDSSSSSVTTPSSSSTIFPISLNSPCSPLKPDKTPPSLKKTDNSDYTPMDFEQKNNSDYVNYNPKTPVNEDYAVMKPGVRVTSPSMRMAMMQLSDYTSFRPINENKDDKVEDKGEEVRSEPPYEVLRARPGSVAESGRSSLSRPSSTSSELCSSGSTIVGSRPESVNSDRVRPASVTSADVQLHYASLDLEEGNRSPRTIKGGAGAAGEGQTQAELTLTYAAIDFVKSEGLKHNSLASNAKVKH encoded by the exons ATGTCAGTGAGAAAAGGTTGCGAGaggggcggcggcggcggcggtggcgTCGTGCGCTGCGGCTACCTCAAAAAGATGAAAACGTCTCGGAGGAAATTCTTCGTCCTGAGGGCGGAGACGGCCGAGACGTCTGCCAGACTGGAGTACTACGACACCGAGAGGAAGTTCAACAGCGGTCTCCCGCCGAAGCGCAGCATCCCGCTGAAGAACTGCTTCAACATCAACAGGAGGTTGGACACCAAATACAAACACGTCATCGCGCTCTACACGAAGGACGACTGTTTCTGCGTGGTCCTCGACAACGAGGAGGACGTCGACAGCTGGCTGAAAGCACTGCTGTCGCTCCAGCACGGCGAAGAGGTGATCGACGGTGAACCGCCGAAGCCGACGTTCG AACATGTCTGGCAAGTGACTGTACTTAACAGGGGCCTAGGAGCCGCCGGCATTACCGGCTACTACAGACTCTGTCTCACGGACAAGACCCTCAGCCTCATCAAAAGAGACTATCACATACCTCAAATCGAATTCAACCTGACCAACATCAGAAGCTGCGGAAACTtacgagatttttttttcctagaG GTCGGCAGATCGAGCACCCTGGGCGCCGGGGAGCTGTGGATGCAAACCGAGGACAGCACCATCTCCCAGAACATCCACTTTACAGTATTCCA GTATCTCCGCAGTTGCATGATGGGTTTGAACGAGGTCTTCAGGGAGGAAGTGCTGGTTCCCAAGACTCGCACCCGCTCCTCTTCGGCCACCGAATCTTCCAAGCCGAGCACCACGCGGAAAACCCAGAGCAGCTTCGCCTCGAAATGTCACTTCTTCACCCAAG TGAGCGGTGTTGCCAGTTTTTGTCATCACCTATTCTTCCGGGGATCCTCGAGGGCTTCGCAACGTCGCCATTCAATATCAG CAGGGAGCGTAGCCCCGTCGGGGACAATCAACCATCAGCGCACTCAATCACTGCCCTTAGCGAATCCTGCACCTAATTCTGATCAAAACACCTCACACCCTTCGCGAGTTGCCAAGCGCTCCAATCAATCCTCCAAAT GCACTAGCGGAAGCCGCGAACGGTGTGACAGCATGCCGTCGAGGGCCCGCACCACCTCCGAGGGCACCCATTCGCAGATGTGGAATCAGGCCAGGTCTCTCTTCACTTACCGTCCTGCTTCGCTCTACGCCCGCGACATTTCGCACAGCCCCCCGGCCGGAAGTCCAGTCAGTCCACCATCAGTCGGTTGTTCCACGGACTCGGCCGGTTCTTCGTACAGTCTGACCGACGAGGCCGACGTCTGCACCGAGCTGGACCCCACTCTGGGACGCTACAGCCACTCGCTGACTCCCGACGAGGCCATCGCCGAGGAGGACTGCCCGGACAGTCCCCCGTGCAGCAGCAATTACGTCTCCATGGCTCTGCACAGTTCGGACGACGGGTACGTGGACATGTCGCCCAAAGGTCGTCATCACAACAACTCCCCGACTGCGAGTATGAGCAGTGTGACTTCGGGGACGCCCTCGACTGACATGCGATTCGCCGAGTATCCTCTCGAGAAGGTCACGTCGTATTTCACTCCGTCAGAAGAGGACGACGCGAGGCCCACCAGAGCCTACTCCGTCGGGTCGAAACCAGAAGGTTACAAGAAGTACGCGGAAGCGTTCGCGGCCAACAACGAGAATTTGAGAGTGAGGGCGCTGAGTGTGGGGTCCAAGACTAAGAAGCTGCCTAGTAGGGTGCTACCGCCCCACGGATATCATTCCCATCAAGGTGCTAAGTCGTCGAGTGCTCCGCTCTTGAGTAACTCTAGAGGACAAGGTTCCCACAATTCCATCGGCCCAATGGATGATCTCATGGAAATGGATTTCAGCAGGTCAGGCAGCATAAACAATTCGGGATACATGGATATGAGACCGGGTCCCAAGAACAACCACGGGTACGTGGAGATGAGGCCGGGACGCAAACCGGACACCTCTCCGTACGTGGATATGTCTTCGGGAACATCTCCGGCGAAGTCGTCGTACATGTCGTCCCAACACGAGGGGTCGTCCGACGCTTCCAGTGACTACATGGAGATGGACCCCAGGAAGGCCTCCACTtctaacaacaacaacaacaacaattactTGGCGATGTCCTTCAAGAGGCCTGCTTCGAACTATCAGCTGTCGCCGGCCAGAGCTTCCCCTTTCGGGAGCGGCCATCTAGACACTAACTTCGGGAGTCCGAAAACGGAGCCGGCCACTCCGGACGGCTACGTGGAGATGTCTTTGGGGCGGGGTCATCAGAGACAGTCGAGCCTGGACAGCGCCCAGATCGTGAACGAGGACTACGCCAACATGAGCATGGGCAAGAAACGAGACAAGAACTCGCGGAAGAAGGACAAGTCTCGGTCGCAACCCATCACCATCCAGAACCCGACGACGGTCGCCCCCAAGAGCGGGACCACTTCGAGCAGTCCCAGGTACGCCTTCCTCGGTCGGAAATACTCAACCGGGACGCCGCCCACCACCATGCATTTACCTCTAGGGGAGGCCACGCCGTACGCGAGCCTTCCCCGCCAGCGCAAGAACAGCCGGCGAGATTCGAAAGACAGCTCGAGTTCGAGCGTGACCACACCCTCCAGTTCCTCGACAATATTTCCCATCAGCTTGAACAGCCCGTGCAGTCCGCTCAAACCGGACAAGACTCCTCCCTCTCTAAAGAAGACTGACAACAGCGACTACACCCCGATGGACTTCGAACAGAAGAACAACTCGGACTACGTCAACTACAATCCCAAGACGCCGGTGAACGAGGACTACGCCGTGATGAAGCCCGGGGTGAGGGTCACCTCGCCGTCGATGCGCATGGCCATGATGCAGCTCTCCGACTACACCTCGTTCCGCCCCATCAACGAGAACAAAGACGACAAAGTCGAAGATAAGGGCGAGGAGGTGCGGTCCGAGCCCCCCTACGAGGTGTTGCGGGCCCGGCCCGGCTCGGTGGCCGAGAGCGGCCGAAGTTCGCTGTCGCGCCCCAGCTCGACCTCCAGCGAGCTGTGTTCGTCGGGCTCGACCATCGTCGGCTCGAGGCCCGAGTCGGTCAACAGCGACCGCGTCCGACCGGCTTCGGTCACCTCCGCCGACGTCCAGCTGCACTACGCCAGCCTGGACTTGGAGGAGGGCAACCGCAGTCCGAGGACCATAAAAGGGGGCGCGGGAGCGGCGGGAGAGGGACAGACCCAGGCGGAACTGACGTTGACCTACGCCGCCATCGATTTCGTCAAGAGTGAAGGGCTGAAGCACAATTCGCTTGCGTCTAACGCGAAAGTTAAACATTAA
- the chico gene encoding insulin receptor substrate 1 isoform X10, with translation MSVRKGCERGGGGGGGVVRCGYLKKMKTSRRKFFVLRAETAETSARLEYYDTERKFNSGLPPKRSIPLKNCFNINRRLDTKYKHVIALYTKDDCFCVVLDNEEDVDSWLKALLSLQHGEEVIDGEPPKPTFEHVWQVTVLNRGLGAAGITGYYRLCLTDKTLSLIKRDYHIPQIEFNLTNIRSCGNLRDFFFLEVGRSSTLGAGELWMQTEDSTISQNIHFTVFQYLRSCMMGLNEVFREEVLVPKTRTRSSSATESSKPSTTRKTQSSFASKCHFFTQVSGVASFCHHLFFRGSSRASQRRHSISGTSGSRERCDSMPSRARTTSEGTHSQMWNQARSLFTYRPASLYARDISHSPPAGSPVSPPSVGCSTDSAGSSYSLTDEADVCTELDPTLGRYSHSLTPDEAIAEEDCPDSPPCSSNYVSMALHSSDDGYVDMSPKGRHHNNSPTASMSSVTSGTPSTDMRFAEYPLEKVTSYFTPSEEDDARPTRAYSVGSKPEGYKKYAEAFAANNENLRVRALSVGSKTKKLPSRVLPPHGYHSHQGAKSSSAPLLSNSRGQGSHNSIGPMDDLMEMDFSRSGSINNSGYMDMRPGPKNNHGYVEMRPGRKPDTSPYVDMSSGTSPAKSSYMSSQHEGSSDASSDYMEMDPRKASTSNNNNNNNYLAMSFKRPASNYQLSPARASPFGSGHLDTNFGSPKTEPATPDGYVEMSLGRGHQRQSSLDSAQIVNEDYANMSMGKKRDKNSRKKDKSRSQPITIQNPTTVAPKSGTTSSSPRYAFLGRKYSTGTPPTTMHLPLGEATPYASLPRQRKNSRRDSKDSSSSSVTTPSSSSTIFPISLNSPCSPLKPDKTPPSLKKTDNSDYTPMDFEQKNNSDYVNYNPKTPVNEDYAVMKPGVRVTSPSMRMAMMQLSDYTSFRPINENKDDKVEDKGEEVRSEPPYEVLRARPGSVAESGRSSLSRPSSTSSELCSSGSTIVGSRPESVNSDRVRPASVTSADVQLHYASLDLEEGNRSPRTIKGGAGAAGEGQTQAELTLTYAAIDFVKSEGLKHNSLASNAKVKH, from the exons ATGTCAGTGAGAAAAGGTTGCGAGaggggcggcggcggcggcggtggcgTCGTGCGCTGCGGCTACCTCAAAAAGATGAAAACGTCTCGGAGGAAATTCTTCGTCCTGAGGGCGGAGACGGCCGAGACGTCTGCCAGACTGGAGTACTACGACACCGAGAGGAAGTTCAACAGCGGTCTCCCGCCGAAGCGCAGCATCCCGCTGAAGAACTGCTTCAACATCAACAGGAGGTTGGACACCAAATACAAACACGTCATCGCGCTCTACACGAAGGACGACTGTTTCTGCGTGGTCCTCGACAACGAGGAGGACGTCGACAGCTGGCTGAAAGCACTGCTGTCGCTCCAGCACGGCGAAGAGGTGATCGACGGTGAACCGCCGAAGCCGACGTTCG AACATGTCTGGCAAGTGACTGTACTTAACAGGGGCCTAGGAGCCGCCGGCATTACCGGCTACTACAGACTCTGTCTCACGGACAAGACCCTCAGCCTCATCAAAAGAGACTATCACATACCTCAAATCGAATTCAACCTGACCAACATCAGAAGCTGCGGAAACTtacgagatttttttttcctagaG GTCGGCAGATCGAGCACCCTGGGCGCCGGGGAGCTGTGGATGCAAACCGAGGACAGCACCATCTCCCAGAACATCCACTTTACAGTATTCCA GTATCTCCGCAGTTGCATGATGGGTTTGAACGAGGTCTTCAGGGAGGAAGTGCTGGTTCCCAAGACTCGCACCCGCTCCTCTTCGGCCACCGAATCTTCCAAGCCGAGCACCACGCGGAAAACCCAGAGCAGCTTCGCCTCGAAATGTCACTTCTTCACCCAAG TGAGCGGTGTTGCCAGTTTTTGTCATCACCTATTCTTCCGGGGATCCTCGAGGGCTTCGCAACGTCGCCATTCAATATCAG GCACTAGCGGAAGCCGCGAACGGTGTGACAGCATGCCGTCGAGGGCCCGCACCACCTCCGAGGGCACCCATTCGCAGATGTGGAATCAGGCCAGGTCTCTCTTCACTTACCGTCCTGCTTCGCTCTACGCCCGCGACATTTCGCACAGCCCCCCGGCCGGAAGTCCAGTCAGTCCACCATCAGTCGGTTGTTCCACGGACTCGGCCGGTTCTTCGTACAGTCTGACCGACGAGGCCGACGTCTGCACCGAGCTGGACCCCACTCTGGGACGCTACAGCCACTCGCTGACTCCCGACGAGGCCATCGCCGAGGAGGACTGCCCGGACAGTCCCCCGTGCAGCAGCAATTACGTCTCCATGGCTCTGCACAGTTCGGACGACGGGTACGTGGACATGTCGCCCAAAGGTCGTCATCACAACAACTCCCCGACTGCGAGTATGAGCAGTGTGACTTCGGGGACGCCCTCGACTGACATGCGATTCGCCGAGTATCCTCTCGAGAAGGTCACGTCGTATTTCACTCCGTCAGAAGAGGACGACGCGAGGCCCACCAGAGCCTACTCCGTCGGGTCGAAACCAGAAGGTTACAAGAAGTACGCGGAAGCGTTCGCGGCCAACAACGAGAATTTGAGAGTGAGGGCGCTGAGTGTGGGGTCCAAGACTAAGAAGCTGCCTAGTAGGGTGCTACCGCCCCACGGATATCATTCCCATCAAGGTGCTAAGTCGTCGAGTGCTCCGCTCTTGAGTAACTCTAGAGGACAAGGTTCCCACAATTCCATCGGCCCAATGGATGATCTCATGGAAATGGATTTCAGCAGGTCAGGCAGCATAAACAATTCGGGATACATGGATATGAGACCGGGTCCCAAGAACAACCACGGGTACGTGGAGATGAGGCCGGGACGCAAACCGGACACCTCTCCGTACGTGGATATGTCTTCGGGAACATCTCCGGCGAAGTCGTCGTACATGTCGTCCCAACACGAGGGGTCGTCCGACGCTTCCAGTGACTACATGGAGATGGACCCCAGGAAGGCCTCCACTtctaacaacaacaacaacaacaattactTGGCGATGTCCTTCAAGAGGCCTGCTTCGAACTATCAGCTGTCGCCGGCCAGAGCTTCCCCTTTCGGGAGCGGCCATCTAGACACTAACTTCGGGAGTCCGAAAACGGAGCCGGCCACTCCGGACGGCTACGTGGAGATGTCTTTGGGGCGGGGTCATCAGAGACAGTCGAGCCTGGACAGCGCCCAGATCGTGAACGAGGACTACGCCAACATGAGCATGGGCAAGAAACGAGACAAGAACTCGCGGAAGAAGGACAAGTCTCGGTCGCAACCCATCACCATCCAGAACCCGACGACGGTCGCCCCCAAGAGCGGGACCACTTCGAGCAGTCCCAGGTACGCCTTCCTCGGTCGGAAATACTCAACCGGGACGCCGCCCACCACCATGCATTTACCTCTAGGGGAGGCCACGCCGTACGCGAGCCTTCCCCGCCAGCGCAAGAACAGCCGGCGAGATTCGAAAGACAGCTCGAGTTCGAGCGTGACCACACCCTCCAGTTCCTCGACAATATTTCCCATCAGCTTGAACAGCCCGTGCAGTCCGCTCAAACCGGACAAGACTCCTCCCTCTCTAAAGAAGACTGACAACAGCGACTACACCCCGATGGACTTCGAACAGAAGAACAACTCGGACTACGTCAACTACAATCCCAAGACGCCGGTGAACGAGGACTACGCCGTGATGAAGCCCGGGGTGAGGGTCACCTCGCCGTCGATGCGCATGGCCATGATGCAGCTCTCCGACTACACCTCGTTCCGCCCCATCAACGAGAACAAAGACGACAAAGTCGAAGATAAGGGCGAGGAGGTGCGGTCCGAGCCCCCCTACGAGGTGTTGCGGGCCCGGCCCGGCTCGGTGGCCGAGAGCGGCCGAAGTTCGCTGTCGCGCCCCAGCTCGACCTCCAGCGAGCTGTGTTCGTCGGGCTCGACCATCGTCGGCTCGAGGCCCGAGTCGGTCAACAGCGACCGCGTCCGACCGGCTTCGGTCACCTCCGCCGACGTCCAGCTGCACTACGCCAGCCTGGACTTGGAGGAGGGCAACCGCAGTCCGAGGACCATAAAAGGGGGCGCGGGAGCGGCGGGAGAGGGACAGACCCAGGCGGAACTGACGTTGACCTACGCCGCCATCGATTTCGTCAAGAGTGAAGGGCTGAAGCACAATTCGCTTGCGTCTAACGCGAAAGTTAAACATTAA
- the chico gene encoding insulin receptor substrate 1 isoform X9: MSVRKGCERGGGGGGGVVRCGYLKKMKTSRRKFFVLRAETAETSARLEYYDTERKFNSGLPPKRSIPLKNCFNINRRLDTKYKHVIALYTKDDCFCVVLDNEEDVDSWLKALLSLQHGEEVIDGEPPKPTFEHVWQVTVLNRGLGAAGITGYYRLCLTDKTLSLIKRDYHIPQIEFNLTNIRSCGNLRDFFFLEVGRSSTLGAGELWMQTEDSTISQNIHFTVFQYLRSCMMGLNEVFREEVLVPKTRTRSSSATESSKPSTTRKTQSSFASKCHFFTQAGSVAPSGTINHQRTQSLPLANPAPNSDQNTSHPSRVAKRSNQSSKCTSGSRERCDSMPSRARTTSEGTHSQMWNQARSLFTYRPASLYARDISHSPPAGSPVSPPSVGCSTDSAGSSYSLTDEADVCTELDPTLGRYSHSLTPDEAIAEEDCPDSPPCSSNYVSMALHSSDDGYVDMSPKGRHHNNSPTASMSSVTSGTPSTDMRFAEYPLEKVTSYFTPSEEDDARPTRAYSVGSKPEGYKKYAEAFAANNENLRVRALSVGSKTKKLPSRVLPPHGYHSHQGAKSSSAPLLSNSRGQGSHNSIGPMDDLMEMDFSRSGSINNSGYMDMRPGPKNNHGYVEMRPGRKPDTSPYVDMSSGTSPAKSSYMSSQHEGSSDASSDYMEMDPRKASTSNNNNNNNYLAMSFKRPASNYQLSPARASPFGSGHLDTNFGSPKTEPATPDGYVEMSLGRGHQRQSSLDSAQIVNEDYANMSMGKKRDKNSRKKDKSRSQPITIQNPTTVAPKSGTTSSSPRYAFLGRKYSTGTPPTTMHLPLGEATPYASLPRQRKNSRRDSKDSSSSSVTTPSSSSTIFPISLNSPCSPLKPDKTPPSLKKTDNSDYTPMDFEQKNNSDYVNYNPKTPVNEDYAVMKPGVRVTSPSMRMAMMQLSDYTSFRPINENKDDKVEDKGEEVRSEPPYEVLRARPGSVAESGRSSLSRPSSTSSELCSSGSTIVGSRPESVNSDRVRPASVTSADVQLHYASLDLEEGNRSPRTIKGGAGAAGEGQTQAELTLTYAAIDFVKSEGLKHNSLASNAKVKH; the protein is encoded by the exons ATGTCAGTGAGAAAAGGTTGCGAGaggggcggcggcggcggcggtggcgTCGTGCGCTGCGGCTACCTCAAAAAGATGAAAACGTCTCGGAGGAAATTCTTCGTCCTGAGGGCGGAGACGGCCGAGACGTCTGCCAGACTGGAGTACTACGACACCGAGAGGAAGTTCAACAGCGGTCTCCCGCCGAAGCGCAGCATCCCGCTGAAGAACTGCTTCAACATCAACAGGAGGTTGGACACCAAATACAAACACGTCATCGCGCTCTACACGAAGGACGACTGTTTCTGCGTGGTCCTCGACAACGAGGAGGACGTCGACAGCTGGCTGAAAGCACTGCTGTCGCTCCAGCACGGCGAAGAGGTGATCGACGGTGAACCGCCGAAGCCGACGTTCG AACATGTCTGGCAAGTGACTGTACTTAACAGGGGCCTAGGAGCCGCCGGCATTACCGGCTACTACAGACTCTGTCTCACGGACAAGACCCTCAGCCTCATCAAAAGAGACTATCACATACCTCAAATCGAATTCAACCTGACCAACATCAGAAGCTGCGGAAACTtacgagatttttttttcctagaG GTCGGCAGATCGAGCACCCTGGGCGCCGGGGAGCTGTGGATGCAAACCGAGGACAGCACCATCTCCCAGAACATCCACTTTACAGTATTCCA GTATCTCCGCAGTTGCATGATGGGTTTGAACGAGGTCTTCAGGGAGGAAGTGCTGGTTCCCAAGACTCGCACCCGCTCCTCTTCGGCCACCGAATCTTCCAAGCCGAGCACCACGCGGAAAACCCAGAGCAGCTTCGCCTCGAAATGTCACTTCTTCACCCAAG CAGGGAGCGTAGCCCCGTCGGGGACAATCAACCATCAGCGCACTCAATCACTGCCCTTAGCGAATCCTGCACCTAATTCTGATCAAAACACCTCACACCCTTCGCGAGTTGCCAAGCGCTCCAATCAATCCTCCAAAT GCACTAGCGGAAGCCGCGAACGGTGTGACAGCATGCCGTCGAGGGCCCGCACCACCTCCGAGGGCACCCATTCGCAGATGTGGAATCAGGCCAGGTCTCTCTTCACTTACCGTCCTGCTTCGCTCTACGCCCGCGACATTTCGCACAGCCCCCCGGCCGGAAGTCCAGTCAGTCCACCATCAGTCGGTTGTTCCACGGACTCGGCCGGTTCTTCGTACAGTCTGACCGACGAGGCCGACGTCTGCACCGAGCTGGACCCCACTCTGGGACGCTACAGCCACTCGCTGACTCCCGACGAGGCCATCGCCGAGGAGGACTGCCCGGACAGTCCCCCGTGCAGCAGCAATTACGTCTCCATGGCTCTGCACAGTTCGGACGACGGGTACGTGGACATGTCGCCCAAAGGTCGTCATCACAACAACTCCCCGACTGCGAGTATGAGCAGTGTGACTTCGGGGACGCCCTCGACTGACATGCGATTCGCCGAGTATCCTCTCGAGAAGGTCACGTCGTATTTCACTCCGTCAGAAGAGGACGACGCGAGGCCCACCAGAGCCTACTCCGTCGGGTCGAAACCAGAAGGTTACAAGAAGTACGCGGAAGCGTTCGCGGCCAACAACGAGAATTTGAGAGTGAGGGCGCTGAGTGTGGGGTCCAAGACTAAGAAGCTGCCTAGTAGGGTGCTACCGCCCCACGGATATCATTCCCATCAAGGTGCTAAGTCGTCGAGTGCTCCGCTCTTGAGTAACTCTAGAGGACAAGGTTCCCACAATTCCATCGGCCCAATGGATGATCTCATGGAAATGGATTTCAGCAGGTCAGGCAGCATAAACAATTCGGGATACATGGATATGAGACCGGGTCCCAAGAACAACCACGGGTACGTGGAGATGAGGCCGGGACGCAAACCGGACACCTCTCCGTACGTGGATATGTCTTCGGGAACATCTCCGGCGAAGTCGTCGTACATGTCGTCCCAACACGAGGGGTCGTCCGACGCTTCCAGTGACTACATGGAGATGGACCCCAGGAAGGCCTCCACTtctaacaacaacaacaacaacaattactTGGCGATGTCCTTCAAGAGGCCTGCTTCGAACTATCAGCTGTCGCCGGCCAGAGCTTCCCCTTTCGGGAGCGGCCATCTAGACACTAACTTCGGGAGTCCGAAAACGGAGCCGGCCACTCCGGACGGCTACGTGGAGATGTCTTTGGGGCGGGGTCATCAGAGACAGTCGAGCCTGGACAGCGCCCAGATCGTGAACGAGGACTACGCCAACATGAGCATGGGCAAGAAACGAGACAAGAACTCGCGGAAGAAGGACAAGTCTCGGTCGCAACCCATCACCATCCAGAACCCGACGACGGTCGCCCCCAAGAGCGGGACCACTTCGAGCAGTCCCAGGTACGCCTTCCTCGGTCGGAAATACTCAACCGGGACGCCGCCCACCACCATGCATTTACCTCTAGGGGAGGCCACGCCGTACGCGAGCCTTCCCCGCCAGCGCAAGAACAGCCGGCGAGATTCGAAAGACAGCTCGAGTTCGAGCGTGACCACACCCTCCAGTTCCTCGACAATATTTCCCATCAGCTTGAACAGCCCGTGCAGTCCGCTCAAACCGGACAAGACTCCTCCCTCTCTAAAGAAGACTGACAACAGCGACTACACCCCGATGGACTTCGAACAGAAGAACAACTCGGACTACGTCAACTACAATCCCAAGACGCCGGTGAACGAGGACTACGCCGTGATGAAGCCCGGGGTGAGGGTCACCTCGCCGTCGATGCGCATGGCCATGATGCAGCTCTCCGACTACACCTCGTTCCGCCCCATCAACGAGAACAAAGACGACAAAGTCGAAGATAAGGGCGAGGAGGTGCGGTCCGAGCCCCCCTACGAGGTGTTGCGGGCCCGGCCCGGCTCGGTGGCCGAGAGCGGCCGAAGTTCGCTGTCGCGCCCCAGCTCGACCTCCAGCGAGCTGTGTTCGTCGGGCTCGACCATCGTCGGCTCGAGGCCCGAGTCGGTCAACAGCGACCGCGTCCGACCGGCTTCGGTCACCTCCGCCGACGTCCAGCTGCACTACGCCAGCCTGGACTTGGAGGAGGGCAACCGCAGTCCGAGGACCATAAAAGGGGGCGCGGGAGCGGCGGGAGAGGGACAGACCCAGGCGGAACTGACGTTGACCTACGCCGCCATCGATTTCGTCAAGAGTGAAGGGCTGAAGCACAATTCGCTTGCGTCTAACGCGAAAGTTAAACATTAA